One Candidatus Hydrogenedentota bacterium genomic region harbors:
- a CDS encoding endonuclease/exonuclease/phosphatase family protein produces MRFVLYNIRYGTGSGWHFHLPLPFSGYFRRPQGKLETLSGFLRSLDPDIIGLVEVDNGSYLTEKVNQAAVLARDLGFAHVYESKYSHSSLARRVPVLKAQGNAFLTNQRIEARDFHYFDKGIKRLVIELEFSNFVIFLVHLSLKYRHRQYQLSDLYSMFAAVNKPMLVAGDFNVLWGDRELHLFMAASGLVNANQRGAPTFPSWSPRRELDFILHSPEIKVSRFSVPQVRFSDHLPIVCDFEIAGTAAAKPVERRRNGRPAARAPMRMAR; encoded by the coding sequence ATGCGGTTTGTCCTCTACAACATTCGATATGGAACGGGGAGCGGGTGGCATTTTCACCTGCCCCTTCCTTTCAGCGGCTATTTCCGCCGGCCCCAGGGAAAGCTGGAAACACTCAGCGGATTCTTGCGTTCCCTGGACCCCGATATCATCGGCCTGGTCGAGGTGGACAATGGGTCGTACCTGACCGAAAAGGTCAACCAGGCCGCTGTTCTCGCGCGCGACTTGGGTTTCGCGCACGTGTATGAATCGAAGTATTCCCACTCTTCCCTTGCCCGGCGTGTGCCGGTCTTGAAGGCACAGGGTAATGCCTTTCTAACCAATCAGCGCATCGAAGCCCGGGACTTCCACTACTTCGACAAGGGCATCAAGCGCCTCGTAATTGAACTGGAGTTCTCCAATTTCGTCATTTTCCTCGTGCACCTCTCGCTCAAGTACCGGCATCGGCAATATCAACTTAGCGACCTGTACAGCATGTTCGCGGCGGTGAACAAGCCGATGCTTGTCGCCGGCGATTTCAACGTATTGTGGGGCGACCGCGAACTGCATCTGTTCATGGCGGCCTCGGGCCTGGTCAACGCGAACCAGCGGGGTGCGCCCACGTTCCCAAGCTGGTCGCCAAGACGGGAACTCGATTTCATCCTCCACAGTCCCGAAATCAAGGTCAGCCGTTTCTCCGTCCCGCAGGTGCGTTTCTCCGATCATCTGCCCATTGTGTGCGATTTCGAGATCGCGGGAACCGCCGCGGCCAAGCCGGTGGAACGGCGCCGCAACGGCAGACCCGCGGCCCGCGCGCCCATGCGGATGGCGCGCTGA
- a CDS encoding prepilin-type N-terminal cleavage/methylation domain-containing protein yields the protein MRKKGFTLIELLVVIAIIGILAAILLPALARARESARRASCQNNLKEWGLVYKMYANEDPGERWPSLQLGAYPNETGDVIVVIDIGPNTWQIYPEYLNDPMIAFCPSDAGLMQHISDAQAVNPGEFCFGYAHGDAYECARAIDSSYIYLGWVFDRSGDEWPTLPLEPVRTLLSLVLPPEDIPPAGAGPEQLVAGLLVLLSHSDLVPGVTGENNAMLQRVVDRDLSGGQLTGLGNGGCNTVYRLREGIERFLITDINNPAASAQAQSTVFVMMDQIAALGQTGVFNHVPGGANVLYLDGHVDFIRYQENGTPPVTRRVSEVMALLAGLTI from the coding sequence ATGCGCAAGAAGGGTTTCACGCTCATCGAACTCCTGGTTGTCATCGCCATCATTGGCATCCTGGCGGCGATCCTCTTGCCCGCCCTGGCGCGCGCGCGCGAATCAGCCCGGCGCGCGAGCTGCCAGAACAACCTTAAGGAATGGGGCCTGGTATACAAGATGTACGCCAACGAGGACCCGGGCGAACGCTGGCCCAGCCTGCAACTGGGCGCATACCCGAACGAGACGGGCGACGTCATCGTCGTGATTGACATCGGCCCCAACACGTGGCAAATCTATCCCGAGTACTTGAACGACCCGATGATCGCCTTCTGTCCGTCCGACGCGGGGCTTATGCAGCATATCAGCGATGCGCAAGCGGTCAATCCGGGGGAATTCTGCTTCGGATACGCGCATGGCGACGCCTACGAATGCGCGCGCGCCATCGATTCCAGCTACATCTATCTCGGTTGGGTCTTCGACCGTTCGGGTGATGAATGGCCCACGCTTCCGCTCGAGCCGGTGCGCACCCTGCTCAGCCTTGTGTTGCCGCCAGAGGACATTCCCCCCGCCGGCGCGGGACCGGAACAACTGGTCGCCGGGTTGCTTGTGCTGTTGTCTCATTCCGATCTCGTGCCCGGCGTCACGGGAGAGAACAACGCGATGCTGCAGCGTGTCGTGGACCGCGACCTCTCGGGTGGGCAACTCACGGGCCTCGGCAACGGCGGCTGCAATACGGTGTACCGTTTGAGAGAGGGCATCGAGCGTTTCCTCATCACGGATATCAACAACCCGGCGGCCTCGGCGCAAGCACAGAGCACCGTTTTCGTGATGATGGACCAGATCGCCGCACTCGGCCAGACCGGCGTATTCAATCACGTTCCCGGCGGCGCCAATGTGCTGTACCTCGACGGGCACGTGGACTTCATCCGGTATCAGGAGAATGGTACGCCGCCAGTAACACGGCGCGTCTCGGAAGTTATGGCCCTGCTTGCGGGACTCACCATATGA
- a CDS encoding metallophosphoesterase family protein, producing MLVLFAADLHGRQNLYRWLGEQIETHHPDLVVLAGDLLGRPAGYATREAAQRVDAGAVLAHLDAWAAPTWYVMGNCDRVELPARPPRIQSLHERRLVLGDTAFVGYQTTTPFTGGPFEKPEEGIESDLARLGPLLDEHTVLITHGPAYGILDKNYTGARTGSVALRKLVDSFPFRVHVHGHIHEAYGSEGRHFNVAAAGIKRALLLDVSTMEHRFVGG from the coding sequence TTGCTGGTGTTGTTTGCCGCCGACTTGCACGGCCGCCAGAACCTCTACCGGTGGCTCGGCGAACAGATTGAGACCCATCACCCTGACCTCGTCGTGCTCGCGGGCGACCTGCTCGGACGGCCGGCCGGCTACGCGACGCGGGAGGCAGCGCAGCGCGTGGACGCCGGCGCGGTGCTGGCGCATCTGGATGCGTGGGCCGCACCGACATGGTATGTCATGGGCAATTGCGACCGTGTTGAATTGCCCGCACGGCCGCCGCGCATACAGTCCCTTCACGAACGGCGCCTGGTACTCGGCGACACTGCTTTTGTGGGCTACCAGACGACCACGCCGTTCACCGGCGGGCCGTTTGAAAAACCAGAGGAAGGCATCGAATCAGACCTGGCCCGGCTTGGCCCGCTACTGGATGAACATACGGTCCTGATAACCCACGGGCCTGCGTATGGGATACTGGACAAGAACTATACAGGCGCGCGCACCGGAAGCGTGGCCCTGCGCAAACTCGTGGACTCCTTTCCCTTCCGGGTCCACGTCCACGGTCACATTCACGAAGCCTACGGAAGCGAAGGGCGGCACTTCAATGTGGCGGCGGCGGGCATCAAGCGGGCGTTGTTGCTGGACGTGTCGACGATGGAGCATCGGTTTGTCGGCGGCTGA